The following nucleotide sequence is from Streptomyces bathyalis.
GCACGGGGGCCGGTTCCGGGGCAAGCCGCGGGGTGCTGAACACGGGCCGTGACCGGCTGCCGCAGCGGGCGGCCGGCCCCCCTGAGCGCTCCCCCGCGTCAGCCGCCGCCGACGAAGGCGACGAAGAGCAGCCAGACGACGGGGGCCGTCGGGAGGAGGGAGTCCAGCCGGTCCATGATGCCGCCGTGCCCGGGAAGCAGCGTGCCCATGTCCTTGATGCCGAGGTCCCGCTTCATCATGGACTCGCCCAGGTCGCCCAGGGTGGCGGTGACCGCCACCGCGCAGCCGAGCAGCAGACCCTGCCACCAGCTACCCCCGTCGACCAGGAACTGCATGCACAGCGCCCCCGCCGCCATGCAGAAGCCGATCGCTCCGCCCAGCCCTTCGCGCGTCTTGCCGGGACTGATGTTCGGGGCGAGCTTGTGGGTGCCGAAGCGCCAGCCCACGGCGTACGCACCGGTGTCGCTGACGACCGTCAGCAGCAGGAACGTCAGAACCCGCCACGGACCGTCGTCGGCGGCGAGCATGAGCGCGACGAACGTGGCCAGGAACGGTACGTAGAACGTGGCGAACACGGCGGCCGTGACGTCCCGCAGGTATTCCTCGGGCGATTCGGTCATCCGCCAGGCGAGCACTGCGAGCGTGGTCAGCGCCATGACCACCCACGCGCCCTCGGGACCGCGCAGATAGCCGGCGATCACCATGGCGGCGCCGCCCACGCCGAGCGGCACGAGCGGTGCCTGGATCTCCTTGCGCTCGCTGAGCCGCGACGTCAGCTCCCACAGGCCGACGACGACGGCGACGACGACCACGCCGAGGAAGACGGGCTTGTAGAAGAAGAGGGAGGCGAGGATGACGGCGCCCAGGCCGACGCCGACTCCTATCGCTGCGCGCAGGTTCCGCCCGGCCCGCTTCTTGCCGCCCAGCGGGGCCGGGCCTGGGTCGGAGTCGCCGGGGCCGGGCCGTCCGCCACCGTTGCCGTCGCGGCTGCCGGCGGAGCCGGAGCCGTGGGAACCCCCTTGACCGGATCCGCCCTGGCCACCGCCAGGGCCGCCCGGGTCGGACACGGTGGGCATATGCCGAGTCTGCGGCACGGCACCGGTCCCGTGCGCGGGGACTTCACCCGTGCCGGGCTGGAAGGCGCTTCCGGACGTCGCGCGTCCCTGGCCGGGTGCGCCCGGGAATCCGGTACGGGGCGGCGGGGCTCCCCACGTTGAGTCGTTCACAGATTTGCAGCCTCAGACCTCGGACCTCGGACGGATCTCGGACAGCCCCGCGCGCGGGGAACTCAGACCTCGAGCAGCTCGGCTTCCTTGTGCTTGAGCAGCTCGTCGATCTGTCCCTGGTACTTCGAGGTGGTGTCGTCGAGCTCCTTCTCCGCCCGACGGCCCTCGTCCTCACCCACGTCGCCGTCCTTGATCGCGGCCTCGAAGGACTCCTTGGCCTTGCGGCGGACGCTGCGGATGGAGATCTTCGCGTCCTCGGCCTTGCCCTTGGCGACCTTGATGAACTCCCTGCGGCGCTCCTCGGTCAGCTCGGGGAACGTCACCCGGATGATATTGCCGTCGTTCGACGGGTTGACGCCGAGGTCGGAGTCGCGGATCGCCGTCTCGATGTTGCGCAGCGCGCTCTTGTCGAACGGCGTCACCACCGCCATCCGCGGCTCCGGAACCGAGAACGATGCCAGCTGGTTGATCGGCGTCATCGTGCCGTAGTACTCCGCCACGATCTTGTTGAACATCGCCGGGTGCGCACGGCCGGTGCGGATCGCGGCGAAGTCCTCCTTGGCGACCACGACCGCCTTCTCCATCTTCTCCTCGGCTTCGAGGAGGGTCTCTTCGATCACCACGTGCTCCTGGTTTCCTTGAATGAGCTCTGCGGATAAGCCCTGTTTCCTGCACGGTGTCCGACCGGCAGGCGGTTGTCCACCCCGTGTCGAGCCGTTCGTACGACGGTGAGTCACCCGACGGGCACCGAGCGCGCCGGGCAGCCGCCGAATCCCGAACGTCAGCCTCTCGTGCCCTGGTTGCTCACCAGGGTGCCGATCTTCTCACCCTTCACCGCTCGCGCGATATTGCCCTCCGCGAGCAACTCGAAGACGAGGATCGGCAGTTTGTTGTCCCGGCAGAGCGTGACGGCCGTGGCGTCGGCGACCTTCAGATCGCGCGTGATGACCTCGGCGTACTCGAGGGCGTCGAACTTCACCGCGTCCGGGTTCTTCGCGGGGTCCGAGTCGTAGACGCCGTCCACACCGTTCTTGCCCATCAGGAGGGCCTCGGCATGGATCTCGAGGGCGCGCTGGGCGGCGGTGGTGTCGGTCGAGAAGTACGGCATGCCCATACCGGCGCCGAAGATGACGACCCGGCCCTTCTCCAGGTGCCGCACCGCACGCAACGGAATGTACGGCTCCGCGACCTGCCCCATGGTGATCGCCGTCTGGACGCGGGAGTCGATGCCTTCCTTCTCCAGGAAGTCCTGCAGCGCGAGGCAGTTCATGACCGTGCCGAGCATCCCCATGTAGTCGGAGCGCGCACGGTCCATGCCGCGCACCTGCAACTGGGCGCCGCGGAAGAAGTTGCCGCCGCCGATGACCACGGCGAGCTCCGCCCCGTCGCGTACGACGGACGCGATCTCGTGGGCCATCTTGTGCACGATGTCGGGATCGACACCGAGCCCACCGCCGCCGGCGAACGCCTCACCGGAGAGCTTGAGCAGGAAACGCTTGCGGCCGCTGCGGCTGGTCCTGCCTGTGTCGGATGTATCGCTGTCCTTGCTCATGAACTCTCCTCGTGCACATACGAAGGAGGCCACTGCCGTCGGATCTTCGAAATCCCTGATGCGGCAATGGCCTCCTCGTCACAACTGCCCTGTGCCCGACCTTATCGGGCGCGTACCGTTCGCGTGCGCCACGCGTCGGCACGCATTACGGGGCCGGTACCTCAGGCGCCGACGCGGAAACGCGCGAAGTGCTTCAGCGTGACGCCGGCCTCTTCCAGGACCTTCTGGACGCTCTTCTTGTTGTCCTTGGCGAAGGGCTGGTCGAGCAGGGTGTTCTCCTTGAAGAAGCCCGTGACGCGACCCTCGACGATCTTGGGCAGCGCCTGCTCGGGCTTGCCCTCCTCGCGAGCGGTCTCCTCGGCGATGCGGCGCTCGTTCTCGACGGTCTCGGCCGGGATCTCCTCGCGGGTGAGGAACTTCGGCGCGAAGGCGGCGATGTGCTGCGCGACGTCCTTGGCGACCTCCGCGTTCTCCTTGTCCAGCTCGACGAGCACGCCGACCTGCGGAGGCAGGTCCGGGCTCGTGCGGTGCAGGTAGGAGGCGACGAAGGCGCCGGAGTACGAGGCGAAGCGGTCCAGGACGATCTTCTCGCCGAGGTTGGCGTTGGCCTCGTCCACGTACGCCTGGACGGTCTTGCCCGGCTCGATCTCCGAGGCGAGCAGCGTCGGGGTGTCGGCGGGTGAAGTGGCGGCGACGTGCCCGGCGATGGCGTCGGCGACAGCGAGGAACTTCTCGCCCTTCGCGACGAAGTCGGTCTCGCACTTGAGCTCGACGAGCACGCCGGAGCTCTTGTCGTCGGCGATGCGGGAGACCAGCGCACCGTTCGATGCGGTGCGGCTCTCGCGCTTGGCCACGCCCTTCTGGCCCTTGACGCGCAGGACCTCTACGGCCTTGTCGACGTCACCCTCGGACTCCTCGAGGGCCTTCTTGCAGTCCATCATGCCGGCGCCCGTGAGCTCACGGAGCTTCTTGACGTCGGCGGCGGTGTAGTTCGCCATGCTTGGTTTCCTTCTGTGACCAGGCTCCGCCTCGCGCTCCGCGCATCGGGGCGTGGGGGCGGAACTCGTCCTTCTTGAGGTCTCTTCGAGGCCGGTCCGGGACATCACCGGTTCACCGTCGTGCGGTGCGGCGGAGTCGCGAGGTGGGTCTGCGTCTCTTCCGAACGGCCGTCGGAATGGTCACCGGGGCGCGGCGGGCCGCACCCGCCGCGCCCCTGGTGACGTCAGGCGTTCTCGGCGGTCTTCGACTCGGAGGCGTCGGACGGCTTCTCCTCGGCCTTGGCCTCGGCAGCCTTCTCGTCTTCCTTGGGCTCGGCGGCCTTCTCGCCTTCCTTGGCCTCGGCCTTGCCCGCGTCCTCGCTCTTCTCGCCCTCCAGGAGCTCACGCTCCCACTCGGCGAGCGGCTCGGCGGCCTTGTCGCCGCTCTTGGCCGCCTCGGCGGCGCCGGAGCGGGCGATGAGGCCCTCGGCGGCGGCGTCGGCGATCACGCGGGTGAGAAGCGTGACGGAGCGGATCGCGTCGTCGTTGCCCGGGATCTTGTAGTCGACCTCGTCCGGATCGCAGTTGGTGTCCAGGATCGCGACGACGGGGATGTTGAGCTTCCGCGCCTCGCCTACCGCGATGTGCTCCTTCTTGGTGTCCACGATCCAGACGGCGCTGGGCACCTTCTGCATCTCGCGGATACCGCCGAGGGTCTTCTCCAGCTTCGCCTTCTCGCGGGAGAGGACGAGCAGCTCCTTCTTGGTGAGGCCGGAGGCGGCCACATCCTCGAAGTCGATCTGCTCCAGCTCCTTCAGCCGCTGGAGGCGCTTGTAGACGGTCGAGAAGTTGGTCAGCATGCCGCCGAGCCAGCGCTGGTTGACGTAGGGCATGCCCACGCGCGTGGCCTGCTCGGCGATGGCCTCCTGGGCCTGCTTCTTGGTGCCGACGAACATGATGGAGCCGCCGTGCGCGACGGTCTCCTTGACGAACTCGTAGGCGCGGTCGATGTACGACAGCGACTGGAGCAGGTCGATGATGTAAATGCCGTTGCGCTCGGTGAAGATGAAGCGCTTCATCTTCGGGTTCCAGCGGCGGGTCTGGTGCCCGAAGTGGACGCCGCTCTCCAGCAGCTCCCGCATCGTGACGACGGCCATGGCCGTTCTCCTTGTGTTACTCGGTTGTCGTCAGCGCTGGCCGGGATGGCCATCGCTTGCCTGACGCCTCTGTCGCGCTGCCCGTAGGGCCTTTGGAGGGGCCCTCATGGGACCGAGATACGCGGCCACCGGGTGAGGGTGGCGAGGCGTGCGAAGTCAGCCCGGTGGACCGGGCCGCCACCAGCAGTGTACGGGACCTGAGCGGGGCACGGCTCCCTGGCGGGGAGAGTCCGGCTTGCCGGACATGCCGTGCAGGGGCGTATGCGCACGTTGCGCGGGCTGCGACGGGATTGCAGGGGCTGCGCGGGCCGGTGCACGGAGGGCGCGTGGGGCCACACACCGGCCCTTGTGCCCCTCACGAGTGATGGCCCTGTCCACAAGGGGCTGGTTTTCCACGGAAGTTCGGCAAGATCCCCGCTCTCGGTCACGGTACGGGACTCTGCGTACACGTCGACCGACAAGGGGGCCTGTCCATGGTGCTGGGGGTAGCGGGTGTGCTCCGCGAGACGGTGCGCCTGGTGGCTTGCACGGCGCTCTGCGCGGCCTTCGCGCTGGTCGTCGGCGGGGTACGGAGCGCGCGGGCGCATGCGGAGGAAGGGAGGGAGAGGCCCTCCATGACGACCGCAGGCATGCGGGATGCGGCCGCGCGGGGTGCGGACGGTTCCGGCGGCAGGGCGTGGCCCGTGGAGGGACGTGCCGGGGTCCCCCGGGTCGTCCGGCGCTGGAAGCCGCCCCCGAAGCCCTGGGCCGCCGGTCATCGCGGCGTCGATCTCGCGGCTCCCCGAGGCAGCCCGGTGCGGGCGGTCGCAGCGGGACGGGTCTCGTTCGCGGGCAAGGTCGCCGGGCGCGGGGTGGTCTCGGTCGAGCTGTCCGGCACGGGGCGCCCACCGCTGCGCATGACGTACGAGCCTGTGCGGCCTTCCGTCCACAAGGGCGAGCGCGTGCGGTCCGGCCAGACCGTCGGCAGGGTGGCAGCCGGCCCGTTCCACTGCGACCTGGGTTGTTTGCACTGGGGCGCACGACGCGGTGAGCGCTACCTCGACCCGCTGTCGCTCCTGCGCGGCGGGCCGTCGAGGCTGCTTCCGGTCTTCGGGGTGCCGCTTCCCGGTCACGCCGGTCGTGCCGCCGTCACCGGAGGCACCACAGGCACAGACTCCGCCACGGGCGCGAAGGGAGAAACGGGATCGGAGATGGGGACGAACGCGGATACGAACCCGGGAGCGGACGCAGGCACTGCGAGGCGGGACAGGACGACGGATGGGGGGCACACACAGGGGGTGGGCCGCACAGCGGCGACGGTTCCGGCCGCCACCGCCGAGAGCGGTCCGGCGCTCGGCGCGATATCACTCGCCGCGATGCTCGGTTGCGGGGCCTACTGGGCGCGAGGGCGTCTGGTGCACGGGAACCGGTCTGACCGGAGTGGACGGTGCTCGCACGGGCGCCCTGCTTCGACAGAGCGCCGGGGAAAGGCGGGCCGTGCGAGGCACGAGTTCCGGGGGCGCCCGCCGCCGGGTGTCAGCGGCGGACGCCGCTGAGGGCCATCGAGACAGCAGCTTCCGTGATCTCTTCCGGGCTCTCCGCGGCGCCGAGTTCGGTACGCCGTACCGCCGCGTCGACGACACCTTGGAGCAGCATCGCCGCCAGGCGCGGCTGGTCGTGGCCCAGCTCCGCGAGTGCCTCGACGACCATGGCTACGAGCCCTCCGTGGGCGGCGCGGATCTTCTCGCGTGCTCCGGCGTCCAGTTCACCGGCGGAGATCGCGACGACGGCCCGGTGCCGCCTGTCCCCGACCAGCGCCAGCTGCTGCCGTACGTAGGCTTCGATCTTCGACTCCGGCGATTCGGCTTCGGCCATCGCCGCTTCGACCTCGGCCGCCCACAAAGGGAAGTCCACGGCGCAGAGTTCCTCGACGACAGCGCCGCGGGACCGGAAGTACTCGTAGACCGAGGAGCGCGCGAGCCCCGTGCGCTGCGCGAGGGCCGGGAAGGTCAAAGCGTCGGTGCCGCCTTCGGACAGCAGTGCACGGGCAGCGTCGAGAAGGGCGGAGCGCTGCATGGTCCGGTGCTCGGCCACGGAGGCCGCTCGAATCCTTGGCACGCCCCCACCATACGGACGGAGGGAGCGATCAGCGACCGACGTCGGCCAGCTTTGCCCGAAGCTGAAGGACCGACTTGGTGTGGATCTGGCTCACGCGGCTCTCGGTGACGCCCAGGACCTGGCCGATCTCCGCCAGCGTCAGTCCCTCGTAGTAGTAGAGGGTCACCACGGTCTTCTCCCTGTCCGGGAGGGTGTTGATGGCGCGGGCCAGCAGGCGCCGCAACTCGCGGTCCTCCGCCACCTCGACAGGGTTGTCGGCGGCCGTGTCCTCCAGGGTGTCCATGAGGCTGAGCCGGTCACCGCCCTCTCCCCCTACGTGCAGCAGTTCCTCCAGCGCCACGACGTTGGCGAGGGACAACTGGCTGAACACGCCGTGCAGTTCCTCAAGAGGGATGCCCATCTCCGCCGCGACCTCCGATTCGGAGGGGCTGCGCCGCAGCGTCGCTTCCAGCGTGGCGTAGGCACGCTCGACTGCCCGTGCCTTCTGCCGCACGGACCGGGGGATCCAGTCCAGGGCCCGCAGTTCGTCGATCATCGCTCCGCGGATGCGTGTGATCGCGTACGTCTCGAACTTGATGGAACGCTCGGGGTCGAATTTCTCGATGGCATCGATGAGTCCGAAGATCCCGGAGGAGACGAAGTCGGCCTGCTCCACGTTGGAGGGCAGCCCGACGCTGACCCGACCGGCGACGTACTTGACGAGTGGCGAGTAGTGCAGGATCAGCTGTTCCCGCAGCCGCTCGTCGCCCGTGGCCTTGTACGACCGCCACAGCTCGTCGAGGGCACTGTGACCGGCACCGAGTCCGGGATTCTCGGTGCCGGCCGGTGCCTCTGTGGCGGTGCCGGCGGGTTCAGGCCCGGGGGTGTGCTGGGGCATGCGTCGCCTTGAGCCGTTTCTGCTGAGTAGTCGTCACGCGGCGGAGGGGTGCGCGTGACCGGGTGCCTCTACCTGGGAGGTGTGAGCGTAGCGTGACCACAAGGTCGCAATATGCGACGAGCGGCCACTTCGGCATGCGCAGATACGTTCCGCTGCCCGCACCCGTGAGTTACTCCCTTGATAGCGCCCGGAACCGGCCGTCGGGGGTGGGCGGGACGCAACCAGAGCATGCGGATCACCCTTTCATTCGATAGCCGCAGGTCAAGGACCGGCTCTTCACTCGATGGGGTGCCCGGTGGCCTTCCGGGGCCCTGCGGACCGGCTCAACTGCCAGCCGACGCCCAGGCGTTCGACAAATCCGAGCGCACACAGTTCCTGCAGCCTCGCGACGGCCACATCCGGCGTGATGCCGACAGCCTGCGCCAGCTGCGCGGACCGTACGGCGCCCCGCGCCGGCAACGCGTCGAGCACCATCGCAGCCTCACTGGGCAGCACGTCACGGGGCACGGACGCGCCTTGTCTGCGCGGGGCCAGCTCACCGATGCTCCCGATCAGTTCGATCACCTCGGCCGCGTCCGTGACGAGGCTCCCCTCCTCCCGGAGCAGTTCGTGCACACCCGCCGAGAGCCCCGAGGTGACCGGGCCGGGTACGCCCATCACGAACCGGCCCAGCCGTCGCGCGTGCCGCGCGGTCGACAACGAACCGCTTCTCAATGCCGCTTCCACTACGACCGTGCCCCGCGTGAGCGCGGCGATCACCCGGTTCCGGAGCACGAAGCGGCTGGGCGACGGGTGATCCTTCGGAGCCAACTCGGCAAGCATCAGGCCCTGTTCAGCGATGCGCGAGATCAACTCGGCGTGGCCAGGCGGATAGGCCACATCCACCCCGCAGGCCAGCACCCCGACAGTGGCGCCGCCCGCCGCGAGGGCTCCCCTGTGCGCGGCGCCGTCGATGCCGTACGCCGCGCCTGAGACCACCGTCCAGCCGCGTTCGGCCAGCCCCGCCCCGAGCACCGCCGCCACATGGACGCCGTACTCCGTGCAGGCACGGGCGCCGACGATCGCCACCGAGCGGAGCGCCCAGAGCCGCAGGTTCGGGGCACCGCGCAGCCACAGCCCGATGGGCCTCGTCACCCCCAGGGCATCGAGCTGCCCCGGCCATTCGCGGTCTCCCGGGCAGATGAATCGCCCGCCGAGGGCCTCGATGGCTGCCA
It contains:
- a CDS encoding phosphatidate cytidylyltransferase; translation: MNDSTWGAPPPRTGFPGAPGQGRATSGSAFQPGTGEVPAHGTGAVPQTRHMPTVSDPGGPGGGQGGSGQGGSHGSGSAGSRDGNGGGRPGPGDSDPGPAPLGGKKRAGRNLRAAIGVGVGLGAVILASLFFYKPVFLGVVVVAVVVGLWELTSRLSERKEIQAPLVPLGVGGAAMVIAGYLRGPEGAWVVMALTTLAVLAWRMTESPEEYLRDVTAAVFATFYVPFLATFVALMLAADDGPWRVLTFLLLTVVSDTGAYAVGWRFGTHKLAPNISPGKTREGLGGAIGFCMAAGALCMQFLVDGGSWWQGLLLGCAVAVTATLGDLGESMMKRDLGIKDMGTLLPGHGGIMDRLDSLLPTAPVVWLLFVAFVGGG
- the frr gene encoding ribosome recycling factor, encoding MIEETLLEAEEKMEKAVVVAKEDFAAIRTGRAHPAMFNKIVAEYYGTMTPINQLASFSVPEPRMAVVTPFDKSALRNIETAIRDSDLGVNPSNDGNIIRVTFPELTEERRREFIKVAKGKAEDAKISIRSVRRKAKESFEAAIKDGDVGEDEGRRAEKELDDTTSKYQGQIDELLKHKEAELLEV
- the pyrH gene encoding UMP kinase, which gives rise to MSKDSDTSDTGRTSRSGRKRFLLKLSGEAFAGGGGLGVDPDIVHKMAHEIASVVRDGAELAVVIGGGNFFRGAQLQVRGMDRARSDYMGMLGTVMNCLALQDFLEKEGIDSRVQTAITMGQVAEPYIPLRAVRHLEKGRVVIFGAGMGMPYFSTDTTAAQRALEIHAEALLMGKNGVDGVYDSDPAKNPDAVKFDALEYAEVITRDLKVADATAVTLCRDNKLPILVFELLAEGNIARAVKGEKIGTLVSNQGTRG
- the tsf gene encoding translation elongation factor Ts, giving the protein MANYTAADVKKLRELTGAGMMDCKKALEESEGDVDKAVEVLRVKGQKGVAKRESRTASNGALVSRIADDKSSGVLVELKCETDFVAKGEKFLAVADAIAGHVAATSPADTPTLLASEIEPGKTVQAYVDEANANLGEKIVLDRFASYSGAFVASYLHRTSPDLPPQVGVLVELDKENAEVAKDVAQHIAAFAPKFLTREEIPAETVENERRIAEETAREEGKPEQALPKIVEGRVTGFFKENTLLDQPFAKDNKKSVQKVLEEAGVTLKHFARFRVGA
- the rpsB gene encoding 30S ribosomal protein S2, giving the protein MAVVTMRELLESGVHFGHQTRRWNPKMKRFIFTERNGIYIIDLLQSLSYIDRAYEFVKETVAHGGSIMFVGTKKQAQEAIAEQATRVGMPYVNQRWLGGMLTNFSTVYKRLQRLKELEQIDFEDVAASGLTKKELLVLSREKAKLEKTLGGIREMQKVPSAVWIVDTKKEHIAVGEARKLNIPVVAILDTNCDPDEVDYKIPGNDDAIRSVTLLTRVIADAAAEGLIARSGAAEAAKSGDKAAEPLAEWERELLEGEKSEDAGKAEAKEGEKAAEPKEDEKAAEAKAEEKPSDASESKTAENA
- a CDS encoding murein hydrolase activator EnvC family protein, with the protein product MVLGVAGVLRETVRLVACTALCAAFALVVGGVRSARAHAEEGRERPSMTTAGMRDAAARGADGSGGRAWPVEGRAGVPRVVRRWKPPPKPWAAGHRGVDLAAPRGSPVRAVAAGRVSFAGKVAGRGVVSVELSGTGRPPLRMTYEPVRPSVHKGERVRSGQTVGRVAAGPFHCDLGCLHWGARRGERYLDPLSLLRGGPSRLLPVFGVPLPGHAGRAAVTGGTTGTDSATGAKGETGSEMGTNADTNPGADAGTARRDRTTDGGHTQGVGRTAATVPAATAESGPALGAISLAAMLGCGAYWARGRLVHGNRSDRSGRCSHGRPASTERRGKAGRARHEFRGRPPPGVSGGRR
- a CDS encoding TetR/AcrR family transcriptional regulator, which encodes MAEHRTMQRSALLDAARALLSEGGTDALTFPALAQRTGLARSSVYEYFRSRGAVVEELCAVDFPLWAAEVEAAMAEAESPESKIEAYVRQQLALVGDRRHRAVVAISAGELDAGAREKIRAAHGGLVAMVVEALAELGHDQPRLAAMLLQGVVDAAVRRTELGAAESPEEITEAAVSMALSGVRR
- the whiG gene encoding RNA polymerase sigma factor WhiG, which produces MPQHTPGPEPAGTATEAPAGTENPGLGAGHSALDELWRSYKATGDERLREQLILHYSPLVKYVAGRVSVGLPSNVEQADFVSSGIFGLIDAIEKFDPERSIKFETYAITRIRGAMIDELRALDWIPRSVRQKARAVERAYATLEATLRRSPSESEVAAEMGIPLEELHGVFSQLSLANVVALEELLHVGGEGGDRLSLMDTLEDTAADNPVEVAEDRELRRLLARAINTLPDREKTVVTLYYYEGLTLAEIGQVLGVTESRVSQIHTKSVLQLRAKLADVGR
- the dprA gene encoding DNA-processing protein DprA; the encoded protein is MPEDDEPLELCPEERLARAALTRIAEPGDERAGRWLRTHGAQEVVRALREDASPLPGVDEQRWAGLRSRAERARPEADLAAIEALGGRFICPGDREWPGQLDALGVTRPIGLWLRGAPNLRLWALRSVAIVGARACTEYGVHVAAVLGAGLAERGWTVVSGAAYGIDGAAHRGALAAGGATVGVLACGVDVAYPPGHAELISRIAEQGLMLAELAPKDHPSPSRFVLRNRVIAALTRGTVVVEAALRSGSLSTARHARRLGRFVMGVPGPVTSGLSAGVHELLREEGSLVTDAAEVIELIGSIGELAPRRQGASVPRDVLPSEAAMVLDALPARGAVRSAQLAQAVGITPDVAVARLQELCALGFVERLGVGWQLSRSAGPRKATGHPIE